In one Nicotiana sylvestris chromosome 8, ASM39365v2, whole genome shotgun sequence genomic region, the following are encoded:
- the LOC138875026 gene encoding uncharacterized protein, whose product MGMDWLYSFFAKLDCRTRTMRLEFPNETMVEWKGDNVVPKGQFISYLKATKMIRKGCIYHLVHVTDTDAEAPSLESVPVVNEFLDVFPDELHGVPPNKEIDFGIDVIPGMQPISIPPYRMAPAELKELKEQLKDLIENELAEVVFAPKIWQHYLCGVHVDVFTDHKGLQYIFKKKDLNLRKRIWLELLRDYDIDILYHPGKANVVADALSRKSMGSLARLRVDQRPLAWEVHQLASLGVCLVNSNYGVVVVQNRAESSLVAEGWPRTPRKFDSIWVIVDRLTKLAHFLPVKSTDTAEQYAQLYIKEIVRLHGTPVSIISDRGGQFTANFWKKFQQGLGTQVNLSTTFHPQTDGQAEQTIQTLEDMLRACTLDFKGSWDDHSPLIEFSYNNSFHASIQMALFEALYGRRCRSPIGWFEVREAELIGQDLVHQPMEKVKIVKKRLKIS is encoded by the exons atgggaatggattggctttacTCATTTTTTGCCAAGCTTGATTGTCGAACTAGAACTATGAGGCTTGAGTTTCCTAATGAGACCATGGTGGAATGGAAGGGGGATAATGTAGTGCCTAAAGGtcagtttatttcttaccttaaggccacAAAGATGATCaggaaggggtgtatctatcatttagtccATGTTACGGACACTGATGCCGAGGCACCTAGCCTTGAGTCCGTACCTGTTGTGAACGAATTTCTagatgtctttccagatgagctccATGGGGTTCCTCCAAACAAGGAGATAGACTTTGGGATCGATGTGATCCCAGGCATgcagcctatatcaattccaccttacagaatggcaccggctgaattgaaagagctaaaggaacaattgaaggatttgatAGAAAATG agcttgcagAAGTGGTGTTTGCGCCAAAGATTTGGCAACATTATCTAtgtggggtccatgtggatgtattcacGGACCACAAgggccttcaatatattttcaagaagAAGGATTTGAATTTGAGGAAGAGAatatggctagagttactcagggattatgacattgatattctctatcatccgggaaaggctaatgttgtggcagatgctcttagtcgaaaatctatgggaagtttggctcgTTTGAGGGTAGATCAGAGGCCATTGGCCTGGGAGGTTCATCAATTGGCTAGTTTAGGAGTTTGCCTTGTGAACTCTAATTATGGAGTGGTAGttgtgcagaatagggctgaatcgTCGCTTGTGGCAGAG ggttggCCACGCACTCCacgcaagtttgactcaatttgggtaattgttgatcgactcacaaaattagcgcacttcttgccagtcaaaTCCACTGACACAGCAGAACAATATGCCCAAttatatatcaaggaaatagtcaggttgcatggtactccagtctcaatcatttctgatcgaggaggtcagttcacagccaacttttggaagaaatttcagcaaggtttgggcacacaggtaaatcttagcacaacttttcacccccAGACTGACGGGCAAgcagagcagactattcagactcttgaggatatgttgcgtgcttgtactctcgatttcaaaggtagttgggatgatcattCGCCACTgatagagttttcttataacaatagcttccacgctagtattcagatggcactatttgaggcactgtatggtagaagatgtaggtctcccattgggtggttcgaggttagAGAAGCTGAATTAATAGGACAAGACCTTGTGCACCAGCCCATGGAGAAGGTCAAAATTGTTAAGAAAAGGTTAAAGATTTCTTAG